One genomic segment of Helianthus annuus cultivar XRQ/B chromosome 14, HanXRQr2.0-SUNRISE, whole genome shotgun sequence includes these proteins:
- the LOC110903816 gene encoding leucine-rich repeat receptor-like serine/threonine-protein kinase BAM1: MPFFHLLLLLLPMITLLPFSSTAGPATGSPEYKTLLNIKTAITSDPQSTLSSWNHLSTTHCTWSGVTCDLNRHVISLDISGFNLTGTLSPAIGNLTNLVNLTLADNNLAGPIPPEIGNLTNLRVLNLSNNIFSDTFPPQLISLKNLQVLDLYNNNLTGDLPSGVSEMSNLVHLHLGGNYFSGIIPVEYGKFPVLEYLAVSGNELTGSIPPEIGNLTNLKYLYLGYYNVYSGGIPPEIGNLSQLVRFDAANCGLTGEVPAEIGKLQKLDTLFLQVNGLTGLLPKELGALISLKSMDLSNNMFSGEIPESFGDLLNVTLMNLFRNKLHGSIPEFIAELPVLEVLQLWENNFTGSIPEGLGKNGKLRILDLSTNKLTGSLPEGLCVGNQLETLITLGNFLFGPIPEALGECRSLSRVRMGENYLNGSIPKGLLSLPRLSQVELQDNLLNGEFPVTKSGSVSLGQLSLSNNRLTGPLPASISNFTGLQKLLLDGNGFTGPIPDEIGRLQQLSKIDFSSNNFSGKITPEISKCQLLTYVDLSRNQLSGEVPTEITDMHILNYLNVSRNRLVGRIPASIASMQSLTSVDFSYNDLSGLVPGTGQFSYFNYTSFLGNPELCGPYLGPCKDGVANGTHQPHSKGSLSPSIKLLLVIGLLVASIAFAVAAIIKARSLKRASEARAWKLTAFQRLDFTCDNVLDSLKEDNIIGKGGAGIVYKGVMPNNELVAVKRLPVMSRGSAHDHGFNAEIQTLGRIRHRYIVRLLGFCSNHETNLLVYEYMPNGSLGEMLHGKKGGHLYWDTRYKIAVESAKGLCYLHHDCSPLILHRDVKSNNILLDSNFEAHVADFGLAKFLQDSGTSECMSAIAGSYGYIAPEYAYTLKVDEKSDVYSFGVVLLELVTGRKPVGEFGDGVDIVQWVRKMTGGNKEHVMKIVDPRLPTSPVHEVMHVFYVAMLCVEEQAVERPTMREVVQILTEVPKAPVSRQGGDSGAAASVGTDPPVLRSPSPTVTTMESPIVALNNSTEQNQLRDLLSI; the protein is encoded by the exons ATGCCTTTTTTTCACCTCCTCCTACTCCTACTCCCCATGATAACACTCCTACCCTTTTCCTCCACCGCCGGTCCAGCCACCGGTTCACCGGAATACAAAACCCTCCTGAACATAAAAACCGCCATTACCTCCGACCCACAATCCACCCTCTCCTCATGGAACCACCTCTCCACCACTCACTGCACATGGTCCGGCGTCACGTGTGACTTAAACCGGCACGTGATCTCCCTAGACATTTCCGGTTTTAACCTCACCGGAACTCTTTCCCCGGCCATCGGAAACTTAACAAACCTTGTTAACCTCACCCTCGCCGACAACAACCTCGCCGGACCCATCCCGCCGGAGATCGGAAACCTAACAAATCTCCGTGTTCTCAATCTCTCCAACAACATCTTCAGTGACACTTTCCCGCCACAACTTATTTCCCTAAAAAATCTTCAAGTTCTTGACCTGTATAATAATAACCTCACCGGAGATTTACCCTCCGGCGTATCGGAAATGTCAAATCTTGTTCATCTTCATCTGGGTGGGAATTATTTCTCCGGGATTATTCCGGTGGAGTACGGGAAATTTCCGGTGTTGGAATATTTAGCAGTTTCCGGTAACGAGCTCACCGGAAGTATCCCGCCGGAGATCGGAAACTTAACAAACTTGAAATATCTTTACCTCGGGTACTATAATGTTTACTCCGGCGGTATACCGCCGGAAATCGGTAACTTATCACAACTTGTTCGGTTCGATGCGGCGAACTGTGGGCTCACCGGAGAAGTTCCGGCGGAAATCGGTAAGCTTCAAAAGTTAGATACTCTTTTTCTACAAGTTAATGGGCTTACTGGGTTGTTACCAAAAGAGCTTGGAGCCCTAATAAGTTTGAAATCTATGGATCTTTCTAATAATATGTTTTCCGGTGAGATACCGGAGTCGTTTGGGGATTTGTTGAATGTTactttaatgaacttgtttagaAATAAATTGCATGGTTCGATACCGGAGTTTATTGCTGAGTTGCCGGTGTTGGAAGTGTTACAGTTGTGGGAGAATAATTTTACCGGAAGTATACCGGAAGGTTTGGGGAAGAATGGGAAGTTGCGGATTCTTGATTTGAGTACAAATAAGTTGACTGGATCACTTCCTGAGGGTTTGTGTGTTGGGAATCAGCTTGAGACTTTGATTACATTGGGGAACTTTTTGTTTGGGCCGATTCCGGAGGCTCTAGGGGAGTGTCGGTCGTTGAGTCGGGTTAGGATGGGGGAGAATTATCTTAACGGGTCGATTCCGAAAGGGTTGTTGAGTTTGCCTAGGTTGTCACAGGTTGAGCTGCAAGATAATCTTTTGAATGGCGAGTTTCCTGTGACCAAGTCAGGTTCGGTTAGTCTTGGTCAGTTGAGTTTGTCGAATAACAGGCTTACTGGACCGTTGCCGGCTAGTATTAGTAACTTTACTGGTTTGCAGAAGCTTTTGCTTGATGGTAATGGGTTTACTGGGCCGATTCCGGATGAGATAGGGAGGCTGCAGCAACTGTCAAAGATTGATTTCAGTAGCAATAATTTTTCTGGTAAGATTACGCCAGAGATTAGCAAGTGTCAGCTGTTGACGTATGTGGATCTCAGCCGGAACCAGCTTTCGGGTGAGGTTCCTACTGAAATCACAGACATGCACATTCTTAATTATTTGAATGTGTCGCGTAATCGTTTGGTTGGTAGGATTCCGGCGTCGATAGCATCGATGCAGAGCTTGACATCTGTTGACTTTTCGTATAATGATCTTTCGGGCTTGGTTCCGGGCACGGGTCAGTTTAGTTACTTCAATTACACTTCGTTTTTGGGGAACCCGGAGCTTTGTGGGCCGTATTTAGGACCGTGTAAAGACGGGGTTGCTAATGGCACCCATCAACCACATTCGAAAGGGTCACTTTCTCCTTCCATAAAGCTTTTGCTTGTTATCGGACTGCTTGTCGCCTCCATTGCGTTCGCTGTTGCAGCGATCATAAAAGCTCGATCGTTAAAACGAGCTAGTGAAGCTCGAGCATGGAAGCTTACGGCTTTTCAAAGATTAGACTTTACTTGTGATAATGTGCTTGATAGTTTGAAAGAAGATAACATTATCGGTAAAGGGGGTGCTGGGATCGTTTACAAAGGGGTAATGCCAAACAATGAGCTTGTAGCCGTCAAGAGATTACCAGTTATGAGCCGGGGTTCAGCCCACGATCACGGGTTCAATGCTGAAATCCAGACTCTCGGGAGGATAAGACACCGATACATTGTAAGATTATTAGGATTCTGTTCGAATCACGAGACAAATCTACTGGTTTACGAGTACATGCCTAATGGAAGCTTAGGAGAAATGCTTCATGGGAAAAAAGGTGGTCATTTGTATTGGGATACAAGATACAAGATTGCCGTTGAATCCGCAAAAGGACTTTGCTATCTCCACCATGATTGTTCACCGTTGATCCTCCACCGCGATGTGAAATCCAACAATATCCTTTTGGATTCTAATTTCGAAGCCCATGTGGCGGATTTCGGTCTTGCTAAGTTCTTGCAGGATTCCGGTACCTCGGAATGCATGTCCGCCATTGCTGGTTCTTATGGGTACATTGCACCAG AATACGCATACACACTAAAGGTTGACGAGAAGAGTGACGTGTACAGTTTTGGTGTGGTCCTGTTAGAACTAGTGACCGGCAGGAAACCAGTGGGAGAGTTCGGAGACGGTGTCGACATTGTGCAATGGGTGAGAAAGATGACCGGCGGCAACAAAGAACACGTTATGAAGATAGTGGATCCAAGACTCCCAACCTCGCCCGTTCATGAGGTGATGCACGTTTTCTATGTAGCAATGCTTTGCGTTGAAGAACAAGCGGTGGAACGCCCAACGATGAGGGAAGTTGTTCAAATCTTAACAGAGGTTCCCAAGGCTCCTGTTAGCAGACAAGGAGGAGATTCAGGTGCTGCCGCCAGTGTGGGTACAGATCCACCTGTTTTGAGATCACCATCACCGACGGTGACCACCATGGAGTCCCCCATCGTTGCTTTGAACAACTCTACCGAACAAAACCAGCTCCGTGATCTTTTAAGCATCTGA
- the LOC110903817 gene encoding cytochrome c oxidase subunit 6a, mitochondrial produces MASAIVRSTLRTALRGGARVNPASTRSFSAGASAEEEAREAAKWEKITYVGIVACTILAAVNLSKGHPHFEEPPAYPYMHIRNKEFPWGPDGLFEVKEHH; encoded by the exons ATGGCGTCGGCGATTGTGAGATCTACTCTTCGAACGGCGCTCCGAGGTGGCGCTCGCGTCAATCCAGCTTCGACGAGATCCTTCTCCGCCGGTGCATCGGCTGAAGAAGAAGCTC GCGAGGCGGCTAAATGGGAGAAGATTACCTACGTAGGAATCGTTGCTTGCACGATTCTTGCGGCTGTTAATCTATCCAAGGGTCATCCTCATTTCGAAGAACCTCCT GCGTATCCATACATGCACATCCGGAACAAGGAGTTTCCATGGG GACCTGATGGCCTTTTCGAAGTTAAGGAACACCATTGA
- the LOC110905917 gene encoding high mobility group nucleosome-binding domain-containing protein 5 — protein MFKSPRRNGRNKGFKIKHVIQVSMLLGVSIWLLYQIHHSDDKKPSVTTKISHELDNDTIENVVVKLGRKDLRPKVKGTKPDDEQKIETVEGRESQGHEEVGENERVDSKEDVEEVKEHENENEKDDDEEEEEKGNEQTGKVEMKESDDGKKRDEQNQVVGMEDTEKQMSPNLKDGKVSIPSEDVADGEDENDKMMNNGENDTRSSSKQPSVDDNEHDSKIQTEEQIDSAPDTYPNGTDRAIYLLTTGNEKSMEGDGESEAQSKTLESIQGEAEQKGDLSIQEEEKDALTDLETLPGNNGTGGGSIALENAATD, from the coding sequence ATGTTCAAGTCACCGCGAAGGAATGGGCGTAACAAAGGTTTTAAAATAAAGCATGTGATTCAGGTTTCTATGTTACTTGGTGTAAGCATATGGCtgctttaccaaatccaccattCCGATGACAAGAAACCGTCTGTCACGACTAAAATCTCACACGAGTTGGATAATGATACTATCGAGAACGTTGTTGTTAAGTTGGGGAGGAAAGATCTTCGTCCCAAAGTGAAGGGAACGAAACCAGATGATGAACAAAAGATCGAGACTGTTGAGGGTCGCGAGAGTCAAGGACATGAGGAAGTTGGAGAAAATGAACGCGTGGATAGTAAAGAAGACGTTGAGGAGGTAAAAGAACACGAGAATGAGAATGAGAAAGATGAcgatgaggaggaggaggagaaaGGTAATGAACAAACCGGAAAGGTTGAAATGAAAGAAAGTGACGATGGAAAGAAGCGCGACGAGCAGAACCAAGTTGTGGGTATGGAGGATACCGAGAAGCAAATGAGTCCGAACCTGAAAGACGGTAAAGTTTCAATCCCATCAGAGGATGTTGCTGATGGTGAAGATGAGAATGATAAGATGATGAACAATGGAGAGAATGATACGCGTAGCAGCAGCAAGCAACCAAGTGTGGATGATAATGAGCATGATTCAAAGATTCAAACTGAAGAACAAATAGATTCAGCTCCAGATACATATCCAAATGGAACCGACCGTGCAATCTATTTATTAACTACAGGAAATGAGAAGAGCATGGAAGGTGATGGTGAATCAGAAGCACAAAGCAAGACTTTGGAATCAATTCAGGGTGAGGCTGAGCAGAAAGGTGATTTGTCAATACAAGAAGAAGAGAAAGATGCTCTTACAGATCTGGAAACACTACCCGGGAACAACGGAACAGGAGGAGGAAGCATTGCCCTTGAAAATGCAGCTACAGATTAG
- the LOC110907418 gene encoding cysteine desulfurase, mitochondrial — translation MASKIIASAVRRSLSPKLLPHIRPLSTAAAAAEPYDTSPGISMKGVKISGRPLYLDMQTTSPVDPRVLDAMLPYFVSQYGNLHSRTHLYGWESDEAVEAARAQVASLINASPKEIVFTSGATECNNISVKGVMHFYKEKKKHVITTQTEHKCV, via the coding sequence ATGGCCTCCAAGATTATCGCATCCGCCGTCCGCCGATCACTCTCCCCTAAACTCCTCCCACACATCCGCCCCCTCTCCACCGCAGCCGCCGCGGCAGAACCCTACGACACCTCACCCGGAATCTCAATGAAAGGCGTCAAAATCTCCGGCAGACCCCTCTACCTTGATATGCAAACAACCTCCCCCGTTGACCCCAGAGTCCTCGACGCCATGCTCCCATACTTCGTCTCCCAATACGGAAACCTTCACTCCCGCACCCACCTTTACGGCTGGGAATCCGACGAAGCGGTGGAAGCCGCACGCGCGCAGGTCGCCAGTCTCATCAACGCGTCACCGAAAGAAATCGTCTTTACCTCCGGTGCCACTGAATGTAACAATATTTCCGTTAAAGGTGTTATGCATTTTTATAAGGAGAAGAAGAAACATGTGATTACAACTCAAACGGAACATAAATGTGTTTGA